In Carya illinoinensis cultivar Pawnee chromosome 6, C.illinoinensisPawnee_v1, whole genome shotgun sequence, a single genomic region encodes these proteins:
- the LOC122313836 gene encoding probable WRKY transcription factor 9, with translation MAMEMDLSLKLNAKELHTADHELVLVDQEKDLEDQKEKQDHEQAQTKDHDFRDAEFDHQAVVLLDHQATAGEVDDDALIMEVSMEQTKEFSWLQKEMNRMKEENKVLRNTVEQTLKDYNDLQMKLASIQQNNQDMIKVPDQVFLLLHGNDHNASTQDQPKTVANNILDITPQGLPYPSHKEGIRESELGLSLRLHTDSEEQDHRVLLEDKEDNKEELASTFATVQSKLHRSDHLAGITSCPVASPANRKTRVSVRVRCEAATMNDGCQWRKYGQKIAKGNPCPRAYYRCTVAPGCPVRKQVQRCLEDMSILVTTYEGTHNHPLPVGATAMASTTSAAASFMLLDSSNPLSNGTSSFTQASLPNYHGSHMVNPSSHLSNIRSINPNYDPSKGIVLDLTNNSSDNNPPPQIFPMASPSYSPSHQQAGFSWMRGNPSFHNYGNLFPIPRRMDPHEDQKNWKDEESRSLMAENVTAITSNPKFRVAVAAAINSFINKESPTLTHPVGTPLSGPRDGEISTGTSSNGNNWVLESLLGNGNKPLGQSP, from the exons ATGGCCATGGAGATGGATCTGTCACTCAAGCTAAATGCTAAAGAATTACATACTGCAGATCATGAACTAGTACTAGTAGATCAAGAAAAGGATCTGGAagatcaaaaagaaaaacaagatcaTGAACAAGCACAAACGAAGGATCATGATTTCCGTGATGCAGAATTCGATCATCAAGCAGTAGTACTACTTGATCATCAGGCCACCGCAGGTGAAGTAGACGATGATGCATTAATAATGGAAGTATCCATGGAGCAGACTAAAGAG TTTTCTTGGCTACAAAAGGAGATGAACCGCATGAAAGAGGAAAACAAGGTGTTGAGGAACACCGTGGAGCAAACATTGAAAGACTACAACGATTTACAGATGAAGCTCGCCAGTATCCAGCAAAATAACCAAGACATGATCAAG GTTCCTGATCAAGTATTTCTTCTGCTCCATGGTAATGATCACAACGCTAGTACTCAAGATCAACCAAAGACAGTTGCCAATAATATTCTAGATATCACCCCCCAAGGGCTTCCCTATCCGTCCCACAAGGAGGGTATAAGAGAGAGTGAATTAGGGTTGTCACTGAGGCTACATACGGATTCTGAAGAACAAGATCACAGAGTACTGCTGGAAGATAAAGAAGATAATAAGGAAGAATTGGCGAGTACTTTTGCCACTGTACAAAGCAAGCTACACCGGAGTGATCATTTGGCCGGAATTACAAGCTGCCCTGTTGCCTCTCCAGCCAACAGAAAAACTAGGGTTTCGGTCAGAGTTAGATGTGAAGCAGCCACG ATGAACGATGGTTGCCAATGGAGAAAATATGGGCAGAAAATTGCAAAAGGAAATCCTTGCCCCCGAGCTTATTATCGTTGCACTGTAGCTCCTGGATGCCCAGTTAGAAAACAA GTGCAAAGATGCTTAGAGGACATGTCTATACTGGTGACAACCTATGAAGGAACACACAACCACCCACTTCCTGTGGGAGCAACTGCCATGGCTTCCACGACCTCAGCAGCAGCTTCCTTTATGTTATTAGATTCGAGCAATCCTCTTTCAAATGGCACCTCTAGTTTCACCCAGGCATCCCTTCCTAATTATCATGGTTCTCATATGGTTAACCCTTCTTCGCATCTATCAAACATTAGAAGCATAAACCCTAATTATGACCCTTCCAAAGGAATTGTTCTTGACCTGACAAACAACAGCTCCGACAATAATCCTCCTCCTCAAATATTCCCAATGGCTAGCCCCTCGTATTCACCATCTCATCAACAAGCTGGCTTCTCTTGGATGCGAGGCAACCCAAGTTTTCATAATTATGGCAATCTTTTTCCCATCCCGAGAAGAATGGATCCGCATGAGGATCAGAAGAATTGGAAAGATGAAGAAAGTCGGTCATTAATGGCAGAAAATGTGACGGCTATTACTTCAAATCCTAAATTTAGAGTTGCCGTTGCAGCTGCTATTAACTCTTTCATCAATAAAGAGAGTCCTACATTAACTCATCCGGTGGGGACTCCATTATCTGGTCCTAGGGATGGGGAGATCAGTACTGGTACTAGCTCTAATGGCAACAACTGGGTCCTCGAATCTCTCTTGGGAAATGGTAATAAGCCACTCGGGCAATCACCTTAA
- the LOC122313228 gene encoding uncharacterized protein LOC122313228, whose translation MTSTANVNGEHNGPPRPRSSRQQYYPTSSSSSASFKGCCCCLFLLFSFLALLVLAVVLVIVLALKPKKPSFDLQQVGVQYMGITTPNPSETNPAANAATSASLSLSIRMLFTAVNPNRVGIKYGESRFTVMYRGIPLGKASVPGFFQEAHSVRQVEATVAVDRVNLLQADAASLVRDASLNDRVELRVLGDVGAKIRILNFDSPGVQVSVDCAIVISPRKQSLTYKQCGFDGLSV comes from the exons ATGACATCCACGGCTAATGTGAACGGGGAACACAACGGACCACCGCGACCACGGTCGTCCCGCCAGCAGTACTACCCAACGTCGTCGTCTTCCTCTGCATCCttcaaaggctgctgctgttGCCTCTTCCTCCTGTTCTCCTTCTTGGCCCTCCTTGTCCTGGCCGTGGTGTTGGTCATCGTCTTGGCCCTCAAACCCAAGAAGCCCTCCTTCGATCTCCAACAGGTGGGCGTCCAGTATATGGGCATCACCACTCCCAATCCCTCCGAAACCAATCCCGCGGCGAATGCCGCCACCTCcgcctctctctccctcagtATACGGATGCTCTTCACGGCGGTGAACCCCAACAGGGTCGGGATCAAGTACGGTGAGTCCAGGTTCACCGTCATGTACCGCGGGATTCCCTTGGGAAAAGCCTCCGTCCCGGGGTTCTTCCAGGAGGCTCACAGCGTTCGACAGGTGGAGGCAACCGTCGCCGTCGACCGTGTCAACCTGCTCCAAGCCGACGCCGCCAGTTTAGTCAGGGACGCTTCCTTGAACGACCGCGTAGAGCTCAGGGTCCTGGGCGACGTGGGTGCTAAGATCCGGATCTTGAACTTCGATTCCCCTGGCGTTCAG GTATCGGTGGACTGTGCAATAGTGATAAGTCCAAGGAAGCAGTCTCTCACTTACAAGCAGTGCGGATTTGATGGTTTAAGTGTCTGA